The proteins below are encoded in one region of Scylla paramamosain isolate STU-SP2022 chromosome 8, ASM3559412v1, whole genome shotgun sequence:
- the LOC135103121 gene encoding prestin-like isoform X1: MRSSCRGAGRETTAMAQEESVRLVPVNGAVTTLDGLRMVQVTRPALTVACRSNLYDHCPAHAPDLRERVRRQTHACSRCSLGRLWSAVRARLPILDWLPEYRVCHVLLGDVIAGVTVGVMHIPQGLGYAMLAGLPPITGLYMSFFPVLVYVLMGTSRHVSIGTFAVSCMMMEKLVLELSTRDSTLTTTPDPAGENGTLVLAPDGSPHSVVTSVNTTAASTAAVSPSPQEVAAVLALVVGIWQVLMGVLQMGQVFLVLLSHMIISAFTTSIAFLVLTSQLKNVLGIPVSRYSGPFKTVHTYRDLCLGLPAANPVVVVVSVVCIIALVVNNEILKPRMRKVSRIPVPMELLVVVAGTAVSDLLHLEERHHVTVVGHVPTGLPFPSAPRMELLPSVLVDGFLIALISYTSTFSIAKIFAQRQGYTVDAVQELYAQGMSNAFGSFFSCGPVAASMSRSLIQEAAGGVTQLTTAFSCAFVVLVLSVIGPYFRTLPHCVLSAVILVSLKGLFLQVKDLTKLWSSSRLDAAIWLATFVVSVVVGLDYGLLAGLAASAVVLFLRSQRPPALHLGHVPFTDLYLDLDTYHKAVKVPGVKIFQFGGPLHFGNASYFHSSLFSVTGLDLAAAKPAATTTVPLMDTRQSEEDTSSQDNGDGDIMNQDEVNEGMNQASTQEADKDSSSSQPPSSRDLTLATVGSQAVKSSTCSTSPVCRWLVLDLSFVSFVDTTGASHLRQLHRDLQTAGVTLCLASASGWWTPLRDAVCWRRSAATSSFTPPTTPSPPSPLSIPTTHRPPCRTYSRCHIPAVVLKSINGVTFTC, translated from the exons ATGCGCAGTTCTTGCCGCGGCGCTGGGAGGGAGACAACTGCAATG GCACAAGAAGAGTCAGTCCGACTGGTGCCTGTGAACGGCGCGGTAACCACTCTTGACGGCCTGAGGATGGTGCAGGTGACTCGCCCTGCCCTTACCGTAGCCTGCCGCTCCAATCTCTACGACCACTGCCCCGCTCATGCACCAG ATCTGCGCGAGAGGGTACGAAGACAGACGCATGCCTGCAGCAGGTGTTCACTCGGCCGTCTTTGGTCTGCGGTGAGGGCTCGTCTGCCCATCCTCGACTGGCTGCCTGAGTATCGAGTTTGTCATGTACTCCTCGGGGACGTAATCGCCGGCGTCACTGTCGGTGTCATGCATATTCCACAAG GGCTTGGATACGCCATGCTTGCCGGCCTGCCTCCCATCACCGGCCTCTACATGTCCTTCTTCCCCGTGCTGGTGTATGTGCTGATGGGGACCTCCCGCCACGTGTCTATAG GCACATTCGCGGTTTCGTGTATGATGATGGAAAAGCTGGTGCTGGAGCTGAGCACCAGGGACTCCACGCTCACCACCACGCCGGATCCAGCAGGTGAGAACGGAACACTCGTGCTGGCTCCCGATGGCTCTCCTCATAGTGTGGTGACCTCCGTCAATACCACTGCCGCCTCTACTGCAGCAGTCAGTCCCAGCCCGCAGGAGGTGGCCGCCGTTTTAGCGCTCGTTGTGGGCATATGGCAG GTGTTGATGGGCGTCCTGCAGATGGGCCAGGTGTTCCTCGTGCTCCTCTCCCACATGATCATCTCCGCCTTCACCACCAGTATCGCCTTCCTGGTCCTCACATCGCAGCTCAAGAACGTGTTAGGGATCCCCGTGTCCCGTTATTCCGGTCCCTTCAAGACCGTCCAC ACATACCGGGACCTGTGCCTCGGCCTGCCCGCTGCCAacccggtggtggtggtggtgtccgtGGTCTGCATCATTGCGCTGGTGGTCAACAACGAGATACTGAAG CCCCGCATGAGGAAAGTAAGCCGCATCCCTGTGCCCATGGagctcctggtggtggtggcgggcacAGCAGTGAGTGACCTGCTGCACCTGGAGGAGAGGCATCACGTCACCGTCGTCGGCCACGTCCCTACAGG ACTCCCTTTTCCCTCCGCTCCCCGCATGGAGCTGCTGCCGTCAGTGCTGGTTGATGGCTTCCTCATTGCACTCATCAGCTACACCTCAACCTTCTCCATAGCCAAGATTTTCGCCCAGAGACAAGGCTACACTGTTGATGCCGTGCAGGAGTTGTATGCTCAG GGAATGAGCAACGCGTTTggttccttcttctcctgtgGCCCCGTGGCTGCCTCCATGTCGAGGTCACTCATTCAGGAAGCAGCTGGCGGCGTTACCCAGCTCACTACCGCCTTCTCCTGCGCCTTCGTGGTGTTGGTTCTTTCCGTCATTGGGCCGTACTTCAGGACACTGCCTCAT tgCGTGCTGTCCGCCGTCATCCTGGTGTCCCTCAAGGGTCTCTTTCTGCAAGTGAAGGATCTGACCAAGCTGTGGTCGTCCTCTCGCCTCGACGCCGCTATCTGGCTGGCCACTTTCGTGGTGAGCGTGGTGGTGGGTCTGGACTACGGCCTCCTGGCGGGCCTGGCGGCCTCGGCGGTGGTGCTGTTCCTTCGTTCACAGCGACCGCCAGCCCTCCACCTCGGCCACGTGCCCTTCACTGACCTTTACCTCGACCTGGACACCTACCACAAG GCGGTGAAGGTGCCCGGCGTGAAGATCTTCCAGTTCGGCGGGCCACTCCACTTTGGCAACGCCTCTTACTTCCATTCCAGCCTCTTCTCCGTCACTGGCCTGGACCTTGCCGCCGCCAagcctgccgccaccaccacggtGCCGCTCATGGACACACGCCAGTCTGAG GAAGATACTTCAAGTCAAGACAACGGTGATGGGGACATTATGAATCAAGAcgaagtgaatgaaggaatgaatcaAGCCTCTACTCAAGAAGCTGACAAAGACTCGTCgtcctcccagcctccctcgaGCAGAGATCTGACTCTAGCTACCGTGGGCAGCCAGGCAGTGAAGAGCTCCACCTGTTCCACATCACCG GTGTGCCGCTGGCTGGTGCTCGACTTGTCCTTTGTCAGCTTCGTGGACACCACGGGCGCCAGTCACCTGAGGCAGCTGCACCGCGATCTCCAGACCGCTGGCGTCACCCTGTGTCTGGCGTCCGCCTCAG GGTGGTGGACGCCCTTGAGAGATGCAGTGTGCTGGAGGAGATCAGCCGCGACCTCGTCTTTCACTCCACCCACGacgccgtcaccaccatcacctctctcgATCCCTACCACTCACCGGCCACCGTGCCGGACCTATAGTCGCTGCCACATCCCAGCGGTGGTGCTTAAATCTATAAATGGAGTCACCTTTACGTGTTAG
- the LOC135103121 gene encoding prestin-like isoform X2, whose product MRSSCRGAGRETTAMAQEESVRLVPVNGAVTTLDGLRMVQVTRPALTVACRSNLYDHCPAHAPDLRERVRRQTHACSRCSLGRLWSAVRARLPILDWLPEYRVCHVLLGDVIAGVTVGVMHIPQGLGYAMLAGLPPITGLYMSFFPVLVYVLMGTSRHVSIGTFAVSCMMMEKLVLELSTRDSTLTTTPDPAGENGTLVLAPDGSPHSVVTSVNTTAASTAAVSPSPQEVAAVLALVVGIWQVLMGVLQMGQVFLVLLSHMIISAFTTSIAFLVLTSQLKNVLGIPVSRYSGPFKTVHTYRDLCLGLPAANPVVVVVSVVCIIALVVNNEILKPRMRKVSRIPVPMELLVVVAGTAVSDLLHLEERHHVTVVGHVPTGLPFPSAPRMELLPSVLVDGFLIALISYTSTFSIAKIFAQRQGYTVDAVQELYAQGMSNAFGSFFSCGPVAASMSRSLIQEAAGGVTQLTTAFSCAFVVLVLSVIGPYFRTLPHCVLSAVILVSLKGLFLQVKDLTKLWSSSRLDAAIWLATFVVSVVVGLDYGLLAGLAASAVVLFLRSQRPPALHLGHVPFTDLYLDLDTYHKAVKVPGVKIFQFGGPLHFGNASYFHSSLFSVTGLDLAAAKPAATTTVPLMDTRQSEEDTSSQDNGDGDIMNQDEVNEGMNQASTQEADKDSSSSQPPSSRDLTLATVGSQAVKSSTCSTSPVCRWLVLDLSFVSFVDTTGASHLRQLHRDLQTAGVTLCLASASDRVVDALERCSVLEEISRDLVFHSTHDAVTTITSLDPYHSPATVPDL is encoded by the exons ATGCGCAGTTCTTGCCGCGGCGCTGGGAGGGAGACAACTGCAATG GCACAAGAAGAGTCAGTCCGACTGGTGCCTGTGAACGGCGCGGTAACCACTCTTGACGGCCTGAGGATGGTGCAGGTGACTCGCCCTGCCCTTACCGTAGCCTGCCGCTCCAATCTCTACGACCACTGCCCCGCTCATGCACCAG ATCTGCGCGAGAGGGTACGAAGACAGACGCATGCCTGCAGCAGGTGTTCACTCGGCCGTCTTTGGTCTGCGGTGAGGGCTCGTCTGCCCATCCTCGACTGGCTGCCTGAGTATCGAGTTTGTCATGTACTCCTCGGGGACGTAATCGCCGGCGTCACTGTCGGTGTCATGCATATTCCACAAG GGCTTGGATACGCCATGCTTGCCGGCCTGCCTCCCATCACCGGCCTCTACATGTCCTTCTTCCCCGTGCTGGTGTATGTGCTGATGGGGACCTCCCGCCACGTGTCTATAG GCACATTCGCGGTTTCGTGTATGATGATGGAAAAGCTGGTGCTGGAGCTGAGCACCAGGGACTCCACGCTCACCACCACGCCGGATCCAGCAGGTGAGAACGGAACACTCGTGCTGGCTCCCGATGGCTCTCCTCATAGTGTGGTGACCTCCGTCAATACCACTGCCGCCTCTACTGCAGCAGTCAGTCCCAGCCCGCAGGAGGTGGCCGCCGTTTTAGCGCTCGTTGTGGGCATATGGCAG GTGTTGATGGGCGTCCTGCAGATGGGCCAGGTGTTCCTCGTGCTCCTCTCCCACATGATCATCTCCGCCTTCACCACCAGTATCGCCTTCCTGGTCCTCACATCGCAGCTCAAGAACGTGTTAGGGATCCCCGTGTCCCGTTATTCCGGTCCCTTCAAGACCGTCCAC ACATACCGGGACCTGTGCCTCGGCCTGCCCGCTGCCAacccggtggtggtggtggtgtccgtGGTCTGCATCATTGCGCTGGTGGTCAACAACGAGATACTGAAG CCCCGCATGAGGAAAGTAAGCCGCATCCCTGTGCCCATGGagctcctggtggtggtggcgggcacAGCAGTGAGTGACCTGCTGCACCTGGAGGAGAGGCATCACGTCACCGTCGTCGGCCACGTCCCTACAGG ACTCCCTTTTCCCTCCGCTCCCCGCATGGAGCTGCTGCCGTCAGTGCTGGTTGATGGCTTCCTCATTGCACTCATCAGCTACACCTCAACCTTCTCCATAGCCAAGATTTTCGCCCAGAGACAAGGCTACACTGTTGATGCCGTGCAGGAGTTGTATGCTCAG GGAATGAGCAACGCGTTTggttccttcttctcctgtgGCCCCGTGGCTGCCTCCATGTCGAGGTCACTCATTCAGGAAGCAGCTGGCGGCGTTACCCAGCTCACTACCGCCTTCTCCTGCGCCTTCGTGGTGTTGGTTCTTTCCGTCATTGGGCCGTACTTCAGGACACTGCCTCAT tgCGTGCTGTCCGCCGTCATCCTGGTGTCCCTCAAGGGTCTCTTTCTGCAAGTGAAGGATCTGACCAAGCTGTGGTCGTCCTCTCGCCTCGACGCCGCTATCTGGCTGGCCACTTTCGTGGTGAGCGTGGTGGTGGGTCTGGACTACGGCCTCCTGGCGGGCCTGGCGGCCTCGGCGGTGGTGCTGTTCCTTCGTTCACAGCGACCGCCAGCCCTCCACCTCGGCCACGTGCCCTTCACTGACCTTTACCTCGACCTGGACACCTACCACAAG GCGGTGAAGGTGCCCGGCGTGAAGATCTTCCAGTTCGGCGGGCCACTCCACTTTGGCAACGCCTCTTACTTCCATTCCAGCCTCTTCTCCGTCACTGGCCTGGACCTTGCCGCCGCCAagcctgccgccaccaccacggtGCCGCTCATGGACACACGCCAGTCTGAG GAAGATACTTCAAGTCAAGACAACGGTGATGGGGACATTATGAATCAAGAcgaagtgaatgaaggaatgaatcaAGCCTCTACTCAAGAAGCTGACAAAGACTCGTCgtcctcccagcctccctcgaGCAGAGATCTGACTCTAGCTACCGTGGGCAGCCAGGCAGTGAAGAGCTCCACCTGTTCCACATCACCG GTGTGCCGCTGGCTGGTGCTCGACTTGTCCTTTGTCAGCTTCGTGGACACCACGGGCGCCAGTCACCTGAGGCAGCTGCACCGCGATCTCCAGACCGCTGGCGTCACCCTGTGTCTGGCGTCCGCCTCAG ACAGGGTGGTGGACGCCCTTGAGAGATGCAGTGTGCTGGAGGAGATCAGCCGCGACCTCGTCTTTCACTCCACCCACGacgccgtcaccaccatcacctctctcgATCCCTACCACTCACCGGCCACCGTGCCGGACCTATAG
- the LOC135102566 gene encoding prestin-like, producing MAARLPILDWLPKYQPRQAFLGDLIAGLTVGVMAVPQGEKTDRMAYAMLAHLPPITGLYAGVISGLVYMLLGTSHHISFGVVGSLGVLTAKAIGNVVTYETVPGSAAAPLSTTLSTTATLAQGLQNFTADGNSTSDHSGYSSVEMVVVLALLTGLCMPRCLRCCSSRVQMLMGVLQLGQVFSVLLSHMIVSAFTTSVAYDILFSQLKSLLGIPLPRYTGAFKSFYVSPSSAVLAALNAVLMSVLSKAGRDMHESHNGVGGAGQEERDGGGGGLALLTANPTVVGVSALCITLLVANNEILKPRLKKVCPVPVPVELVVMVVGTVVSHVLNLEEEQNVTVIGHVPKGFPTPSVPHLELVPQLLAHSFIIAVIGYVSAISMAKIIAKRKGYVIQATQELFAHFSFHVQDILLFDLTFSSLHYVQIQDCFLWQGITNFVGSFFSCAPVSVSLSRSVIQEEVGGVTGLASLFSCSVLMIMLYSIGPLFSALPNCVLSAVILVSFKGLFLQVKDLAKLWSSSRLDAAIWLATFVVSVVVGLDYGLLAGLAASAVVLLLRSQRPPALHLGHVPFTDLYLDLNTYHKAVKVPGVKIFQFGGPLHFGNASYFHSSLFSVTGLDLAAAKPAATTTVPLMDTRQSEVRLKTFFFGLCVHMLYVYL from the exons ATGGCGGCCCGTCTGCCTATCCTGGACTGGTTACCTAAATATCAACCTCGGCAAGCTTTCTTAGGTGACCTCATCGCCGGCCTGACCGTTGGTGTGATGGCCGTCCCTCAAGGTGAG AAAACTGATA GAATGGCCTACGCCATGCTGGCCCACCTGCCCCCCATCACGGGCCTGTACGCGGGTGTCATCTCCGGCCTGGTGTACATGCTGCTGGGCACGTCACACCACATCTCCTTTG GCGTGGTGGGTTCGTTGGGCGTGCTGACGGCGAAGGCAATCGGGAATGTGGTCACCTACGAGACTGTGCCTGGTTCTGCTGCCGCTCCACTCAGCACCACCCTCTCCACGACGGCCACTCTCGCCCAGGGTTTGCAGAACTTCACCGCCGATGGCAACAGCACAAGCGACCATTCTGGCTACAGCtcagtggagatggtggtggtgctggcccTGCTTACCGGGCTGTG TATGCCAAGATGTTTAAGATGTTGCTCCTCTCGCGTGCAGATGCTGATGGGAGTGCTGCAGCTGGGCCAAGTGTTCTCAGTGCTCCTCTCCCACATGATCGTCTCCGCCTTCACCACCAGTGTCGCCTACGACATCCTGTTTTCCCAGCTGAAGAGCCTCTTGGGGATCCCTCTGCCCCGCTACACTGGCGCCTTCAAGAGCTTCTATGTAAGTCCCTCCAGCGCTGTCTTGGCGGCACTGAACGCGGTGTTAATGTCGGTCCTCAGTAAAGCGGGGCGTGATATGCACGAGAGTCATAACGGAGTAGGCGGAGCAGGGCAGGAAgaacgtgatggtggtggaggagg CCTCGCCTTGCTGACTGCTAACCCAACGGTGGTGGGGGTGTCCGCGTTGTGCATCACCCTGCTGGTGGCTAATAACGAGATCCTGAAG CCCCGCCTCAAGAAAGTGTGTCCCGTGCCAGTGCCGGTGGAACTCGTGGTGATGGTAGTCGGGACGGTGGTGAGTCATGTGCTGAACCTGGAGGAAGAGCAAAACGTCACCGTCATCGGCCACGTCCCCAAAGG GTTCCCCACCCCATCCGTGCCTCATCTGGAGCTGGTGCCACAGCTGCTGGCCCACTCCTTCATCATCGCCGTGATCGGGTACGTCTCCGCAATCTCCATGGCCAAGATCATAGCCAAGAGGAAAGGTTACGTCATCCAGGCAACTCAGGAGCTGTTCGCTCAT TTTTCTTTCCATGTACAAgatattcttttatttgatcTTACGTTTTCTTCATTACATTACGTTCAGATTCAAGACTGTTTCCTCTGGCAGGGCATCACCAACTTCGTCGGGTCTTTCTTCTCCTGCGCACCGGTGTCAGTCTCCCTGTCGAGGTCGGTCATccaggaggaggtgggaggcgTCACTGGACTCGCCTCACTCTTCTCCTGCTCTGTCTTGATGATAATGCTGTACTCCATCGGGCCGCTCTTCAGTGCACTTCCCAAC tGCGTGCTGTCCGCCGTCATCCTGGTGTCTTTCAAGGGCCTCTTTCTGCAAGTAAAGGATCTGGCCAAGCTGTGGTCGTCCTCTCGCCTCGACGCCGCCATCTGGCTGGCCACCTtcgtggtgagtgtggtggtgggccTGGACTACGGCCTCCTGGCGGGCCTGGCGGCCTCGGCGGTGGTGCTGCTCCTTCGCTCACAGCGACCGCCAGCCCTCCACCTCGGCCACGTGCCCTTCACCGATCTTTACCTCGACCTGAACACCTACCACAAG GCGGTGAAGGTGCCCGGCGTGAAGATCTTCCAGTTCGGCGGGCCGCTCCACTTTGGCAACGCCTCTTACTTCCATTCAAGCCTCTTCTCCGTCACTGGCCTGGACCTTGCCGCCGCCAagcctgccgccaccaccacggtGCCGCTCATGGACACACGCCAGTCTGAGGTACGTcttaaaacttttttctttggtttgtgTGTGCACATGCTATACGTATATCTATGA
- the LOC135102613 gene encoding homeobox protein XHOX-3-like: MERSRRDCSLLRLLGRPAGPSCPSEGAAMPVTPPHTPAASPAEPSPLTPLRLALHNLEDKHQLAGITPESRDVAPPTPFSSVPTHDPPPRHTLPLHTTSHHPHPHRPAPLLGEGVPAEPPDGSLHTTATSLASVTQPPEHPTDTSCRDPRHSPCQRDALAFSQHAATTLPESSRRQVEESPHRPPSVGSLRGGSQRGPEDLGGAASEAPLYQSGGNDHLPPVAATTDTTHDSGIRRYRTAFTREQVSRLEREFLRENYVSRPRRCELAAELNLPEATIKVWFQNRRMKDKRQRLALAWPYWDSALAATLLHAAHPAPPLLHPLATSAPLTPHLSTHTVSSFLPAHFGLNPFLPPAHSPTQTPAPPLPLRPYPTLLLHSVPPAAQPLLASHDPRPSLAHTPTPPLPRPCLPPLPRSAACLWDASRDQADGTGKVVSVEASLSTSTPPSLTQATLGTDHSRRSSSPCP, encoded by the exons atggagcGGTCCCGGAGGGACTGCTCTCTATTGCGGCTGCTGGGCCGGCCGGCGGGACCATCCTGCCCTTCTGAGGGCGCTGCCATGCCCGTCACCCCGCCACACACTCCGGCGGCCTCCCCCGCCGAGCCCTCACCCCTCACGCCGCTGCGCCTCGCCCTCCACAACCTGGAGGACAAACACCAGCTGGCGGGCATCACGCCAGAATCCCGCGACGTCGCCCCTCCCACGCCCTTTAGCTCCGTCCCTACCCACGACCCGCCACCACGCCACACCCTCCCCCTGCACACCACATCCCACCACCCACATCCACATCGCCCCGCCCCTCTGCTGGGTGAGGGGGTGCCGGCGGAGCCTCCTGATGGGAGCCtgcacaccaccgccaccagcctGGCCTCTGTGACCCAGCCTCCGGAACACCCTACAGACACATCCTGCCGCGACCCTCGACACTCCCCGTGCCAGAGGGACGCCCTGGCATTCTCCCagcacgccgccaccaccctgCCGGAATCTTCGCGTCGCCAGGTAGAGGAATCCCCGCACCGCCCTCCCAGCGTAGGCAGCCTGCGTGGCGGGTCACAACGCGGGCCAGAGGACCTGGGCGGGGCAGCATCTGAGGCCCCGCTGTACCAGAGTGGTGGCAACGACCACCTGCCGCCTGTCGCAGCCACCACCGACACCACGCACGACTCTGGCATCCGCAG GTACCGCACGGCCTTCACGAGGGAGCAGGTGTCGCGCCTCGAGCGGGAGTTCCTGAGGGAGAATTACGTGAGTCGTCCCCGGCGGTGCGAACTGGCGGCCGAGCTGAATCTGCCCGAGGCCACCATCAAG GTGTGGTTCCAGAACAGACGGATGAAGGACAAGAGACAGCGGCTAGCCCTCGCGTGGCCCTACTGGGACTCCGCCCTTGCTGCCACGCTGCTGCATGCTGCCCACCCCGCGCCGcccctcctccatccactcgCCACCTCTGctcccctcacgcctcacctctccACCCATACtgtgtcctccttccttcccgcccaTTTCGGCCttaatcccttccttcctcccgcccaCAGTCCAACACAgacccccgccccgcccctgccACTCAGGCCCTACCCTACCCTGCTTCTGCACTCCGTACCCCCTGCTGCACAACCCCTACTGGCGAGCCATGACCCACGCCCCTCCCTGGCTCACACCCCAACGCCTCCTCTGCCTCGTCCCtgcctcccgcccctccctcgcTCCGCCGCCTGCCTGTGGGACGCCAGCCGTGACCAGGCTGACGGTACTGGCAAGGTGGTGAGTGTGGAAGCGAGCCTAAGCACCTCCACGCCGCCCTCCCTCACGCAGGCCACGCTAGGCACAGACCACAGCCGCCGCTCCTCCTCACCCTGCCCTTAG